The following nucleotide sequence is from Planctomycetia bacterium.
CCGCCGTCAGTGGAAACCCGCCCGCGGGAATGCTTGGCATGTTGGCAAAGCCGCTCGGCAGCGTCGGCGAGCCCCTTTGCGTCGGTGCATCGGCAAGCTGCGGCCCCATCTCATGTAGCAAGAGGTCGCTGTACAACCCTGAAACATCCGCCAACGTTTCCACATGACAAGTGGCACAACCGATCTGCGTGAAAAGGTCGTGCCCTTCTTTGAGTGGGCCGCCGCTGGTATTTGCCGCGAGCGGGGCCGGTAACGCTGCCACAAATGCGGTCAGTGCCGCGACGTCACTGGCTTCCAGGTCGATCCCATGTGGCGCTGGGTTGGTCGCCAGAGGATCCTCCGCCTGCGAATGACCGCTGACCTCTAGCCCCAATTCGTTCGCACAAGCGCTCCCCACGAAGTCTGCTAGAGAAGCGATTTGAGCGCGCCAGCCAAACCGTCCGACATCGCCTCCGATTTCGGACACTTGGCCGGCAATGCCGCCGTCGTCGTTCGCTTGGGCGTCGGCCAAGGCCCGAATGGCCTCAGTGGGAATGCGATTGATTTGACCTGCGCCGAAGAGTGCCGGCGAGCTTCGCTCACTCACAAAGAACTGACGGCCATCGCGCTCGCCGAATCGCAGTTTCGCTCCTCGCGGCAGAGAAGTCCCCCGCGGCGGACGCGTGCTCAAATCACTGAGCCATCCGCGTCGCCACTGGTCGTAGCCGGTGGGCGTTCCGTGCCGATGCAGAATTGTCGAATGATTCCTCTCCAGCCCAGAAAATGAGGCCAAATTCAGCGGAGCACGGTCGAGCCCGCTGAGAAACGCTTGGGGATTGAACCCTCCGAGCTGTAACTCGGTGATCACCATGAGGTTCTGCTCATTGGTGGCGCTTCCACCTAGCCCTCCTTGCTGGTGGCAAGTAGCGCAGCTGTTCGCATTGTAGACAGGTCCCAGCCCGTCGCCGGTTGCCACGCCGGCCTCCCCAGGCGTCCATTCATATGCAAACAGCTCTTGGCCGCGGTCACGCAAGTCGAGCGCGCGGGCGGCGCATGGTGCAAGGGCAACAACGCAAGCTGCAATGCCGATGAAGGGTCTTGTGGTTCGCATGATCAAAACCGCCGAAGCTGCGAATGAATCAATTCACCATACGGATCGGAGCACGGATTGACAACCGGCGAGCCAATCCGAACCAGTAAACACGCGTGGGTGGGGAATAGCAACACGGTCAGGGAGACGACTGTCGGAGCCGGCATTCCATTTGCATAGGCGGGGTCAACCCACGAAAGGAAACCCTCCCA
It contains:
- a CDS encoding di-heme oxidoredictase family protein, giving the protein MVITELQLGGFNPQAFLSGLDRAPLNLASFSGLERNHSTILHRHGTPTGYDQWRRGWLSDLSTRPPRGTSLPRGAKLRFGERDGRQFFVSERSSPALFGAGQINRIPTEAIRALADAQANDDGGIAGQVSEIGGDVGRFGWRAQIASLADFVGSACANELGLEVSGHSQAEDPLATNPAPHGIDLEASDVAALTAFVAALPAPLAANTSGGPLKEGHDLFTQIGCATCHVETLADVSGLYSDLLLHEMGPQLADAPTQRGSPTLPSGFANMPSIPAGGFPLTA